A stretch of DNA from Montipora foliosa isolate CH-2021 chromosome 4, ASM3666993v2, whole genome shotgun sequence:
TGGTCGTTTTAACTTGGTTACAACTCATACACACCGCACTACCCGCTCTCGTAAAACAGCGCTACCGCACGGAATTAAGATCTAAAACTCTGGCTTCCCTGAAACCCGAAATTTCCCAGGCTTTGGATTCCCTTCTCGAGGAGATTCGCAGTACCGCCGACACCAAAGTCCTCCGCACCACAGCTTCGAGGTTCCGACAGCCTCCGTCTCTCCCTTCGCACAAGCCTTCTCCCTCGCCATGGGCTCCTACCAAGCGACCAAAGTCCTGCCCACTTTGTAAACAGGCCGGTCGCAATGACCAACACTTCCTCAGCTCTTGCTCTTATTTACCTCCAGAGGACCGTTCTTATCTGTCTCGGTCTCGCTTAATGTCTCCCTTTGACGACGAAGAACCTGACTACGTGGACTATGCTCCCCCTCTCTTCACGGCCGAAGATGAGCCCCCATTGTGTACCTCCGCTCGCTCGGTCTCACGTCGCGTCAGTACTAAACAGTCTCCTCACTTCAAAGCCTTCTACAAGCATTACCCCATACAGCTCACCCTCGACACAGGTGCAGAGACTAGCATGATCAAGTCTTCTCTAGCCCGTTCCATCGGCGCACCCATCATGAAATCTTCCCAGCAAGCTTTGCAAGCCGACGGTCTGACTCCCTTAGCTGTAGGTGGTGAAACTCGCCTCATCTTATCCCGTGCTGACAACCAACTCACTCTTGATGCCCATGTTGTCGATGACTTAGATGTAGACGTCCTCGCAGGCACACCCTTTCTTATCGCTAACGATATCTCTGTTCGCCCTGCTAAGTGCCAAGTGCGTATTCAAGACTCCGAGGTCGTCCACTACGAGCATAAGAGTGATCCAACCACTGCTTCCCATGCTGTGTGTCGTGCGCAATGTTACACTTAACGCGCACCACCGTCTACGACTGTTCTTTGGCCTGGTGATTACGTAGAGCTGGAcgtccccccctccccccgacCTTGGAGAAGATTGTGTACTTGCCCTTCAACCACGCACAGACACCCCAGTGCCCAAACATACCAACCCTACATCCATCTGGCCTGAGCCCCAAATCGTGGAAGCTGTCGGCGCCAAAGTCCGTTTAGTCAACAATTCTCAAGAACCTAAACTCATCGGTCGCCACGAACACCTCAGTCAGATCCTACCTACAGAGGAGACGTCATCTTCTACCTCCACCCCGTCCCTCCCCAGTCTGCCCCAGCCTGTAAAGCCCAAGAGTTCCCTACCGTTCTCGTCTAGTGTGTCCATTGACCCTGACAACATACTGCCTGAAGATCTCCGCGTCAAGTTGCGACAGCTATTGCAGACCTATGATCGCGTCTTCAACCCTGACATAACTGGTTACAACGGCGCTGCTGGTCCCATTCAAGCATCTGTGAACATTGGCCCTGTACAGCCCCCTTAAAGAAAAGGCCACGTTCCCAATACTCCCGGAACCAACTCGTAGAGCTCCAAGCCAAGTTTGATGAGCTTGAACAAGCCAAGGTCTTCCGTCGCCCCGAGGATCTCGGCATAACCGTTGAGTACCTCAACCCTTCGTTCTTAGTCAAAAAGCCCTCCGGTGGTCACAGACTCGTAACTGCTTTCGCCGATGTCGCACGATACAGTAAACCTCAGCCATCACTAATGCCTGATGTAGACTCCATCCTACGCACCATCGCTCCCTGGCGCTACATGATCAAAACAGACCTCACTCGTGCTTTCTATCAGATCCTCCTCTCCAAGTCTTCCCTGAAGTACTGTGGCGTAGCCACACCCTTCCGTGGAATTCGCGTCTACACAAGGTCAGCTATGGGAATGCCTGGGTCTGAGACTGCGCTCGAAGAAATGATGTGTCGCGTTCTCAGTGACTTCATTGAAGAAGGCTTCGTGGCCAAACTTGCAGATGACCTCTACTGTGGGGCCGATACCCCCGAAGGCCTCCTGCACAACTGGCAGCGCGTCCTCCAGGCCCTTGATCGTTGTAACCTTCGCCTTTCTCCCACAAAGACCGTCATTTGTCCCAAGACCACCTCCATCCTCGGCTGGATATGGTCCCAAGGCAGCTTATCAGCCAACCCGCATCGTATCGCCGCCTTGGCATCTTGTCCTCTTCCTTCAACTGTGAAAGAACTCAGGTCTTTTATCAGCGCCTACAAAGTCCTCAGTCGCGTTCTTCCCAACTGCTCAAACGTCATTGATCCCCTTGAGTGCGCCCTCACTGGCCTTCAGTCTTCTGACAGACTAATGTGGGACGAGAACTTAACCTCCAGGTTCAAATCCGCGCAGGATTTCCTATCCAACCACAAAGCCATAGTTCTCCCTCGCCCTACAGACACCCTCTGGATAGTTACGGATAGATCCGTTACCAGGAGAGGCCTTGGTGCCACGTTGTACGTCTCACGTGTCAATCAACTCCACTTAGCCGGCTTCTTCAGTGCCAAACTGCGAAAACACCAAGTCACTTGGCTTCCCTGCGAATTCGAAGCATTGTCCATTGCCGCTTCTGTCAAGCATTTCTCCCCATTTATTATCCAGTCTCAGCACCCAACGACCGCACTGACAGATAGCAAACCCTGTGTTCAAGCGATTGACAAACTGTGTCGAGGCGAATTCTCGGCAAGCCCTTGTGTAACTTTGTTCCTTACGACCGTCAGCCGTTACCAAGTCCATCTTCAACACTTGGCTGGGAGAGCCAACTTACCGTCTGACTTCACCTGCCGTAACGCTCCGGACTGCAGTGAACCCAATTGCCAGATCTGCAACTTTGTCCACGAAATGGAGGATTCCGTCGTGCGGAACGTCTCAATTCATGACATCCTCAACAACAAGTCTAATCTCCCGATCACAACCAGATCAGCCTGGGGACAGATCCAAAACGACTGTCCCGACCTTCGCAGAGTCCACGCCCACCTTAAACAAGGCACACGTCCTTCAAAGAAACTTACTAATATTCTGGATGTTAAGCGTTATCTCAATTCTGTCTCCATTGCTAGTGACGGACTTCTTGTGGTTAAGCGCACTCTACCGTTAGCTCCAGTTGCGGAAGCCATCGTCGTCCCGCGGTCCGTCCTGGACGGCCTCCTTACCGCCCTTCATATCAAACTCAACCATCCGTCCCGCCATCAGTTTCAAATGGTAGTCCAACGTCAGTTCTTCGCTCTGGACATGAACGATGCCATCTCTCGAGTAACATCTGCTTGCCACACTTGTGCTTCCCAGAGGTCGTTTCCAAGCTCCTTGGTTCACCAATCTTCTGAAGACCCCCCAGAGATCGTAGGTATCTCCTTCGCTGCTGACGTGATCAAACGTCACCGTCAGCTTATCCTAGTGCTCCGAGAATGCGCAACGTCCTTCACTGCTTCCTGCTTGGTACCTGACGAGAAGCACGATACCCTACGTGACGCCCTCACCCAACTAATTGTTGGTGTCCACCCACTTGACGGCCCAAGAGCAGTTATACGTGTGGATCCCTCCCCTGGCTCTCAGTCCATGGCCAACAACGACTCTCTCAACCACCTGAACGTCACCATCGAAGTCGGTCGCGTtaagaacaaaaataagaacCCAGTCGCCGAGAAGGCTGTCCGTGAGCTCGAGGATGAGCTCATCAAACAAGAGCCCGGTGGCAGACCAGTAAGTGCAGTTGGCCTCGCTCTCGCCACTGCCCGTCTTAACTCCCGTCTTCGCCTTCCTGGCCTATCCTCTCGCGAGTTGTGGACCCAACGCAATCAGTTCACCCACGAGCAGTTGCCGTTGTCTGATTACAACTTCATACTTGGTAAGCACGCGCAACGTTCCACTAACCATGCCTTCAGTGAGAAGTCCAAGAACCCCCACGGTCTTGTTCCAAACACGCCTTCATAACACGTCGGAGACATTGTTTATCTCATTTCGGATAAGGACAAGTCTCGCGCGCGTGATCGCTACCTCGTGGTTTCCATTGACTTCCCTTGGTGCTTCGTTAAGAAGTTTCGTGGTTCTCAACTGAGGGCCACCTCGTACAAAGTCAAGTTGTCCGAGTGCTACGCAGTGCCTCCCATTTGTTATAGTGTCCGATCACTCTGGTCCCCAGGCCTCTCAAGACCGGGACGACGAGCCTTCTCCGGTAACCCCCGCCTTGCCTGCAGCCTCCGTACCTCCAGAGTCACCTGCTCCCGCGCCGCCTGAGCTTACCTCCGTGCCGTCTGACGAGGTGCAATTCCCTTCGTCCGCTTGTGGTGACACTACTCTTGATGCCCCTATTGGCGTACCCCCTCTACTTGCTCTACAAGAGGAGCCCCGCACCATTGCGACAGCCCCAGATCAAGCCCTGTCGTCCTGTCCCAGTTCTTCTCCTGAGTCTCCTAGTCCGAGACCTCAAAGACAGCGCAAACCGCCTTCGTACTTAAATGACTATGTTAGATTTTAGCCCTTATGTCATTACGTTGTATCCTGCAGCGATAACTTTTCTCATGCAGTGACTGTTAGATTGTAGTCCGTTTGGTATCAAGTTTTGCCCTTCATTATGGCAACatattctttttctcgatgTACGCTGAAGAAGAGGTTGCGCCAGCAGGCAGTGCCTGCGGCATTGTGTTACTATTCTATGCGCGCGCCGGTTTTTCTCCCCTTGTGTGATCATCGCATCCATCTTGTTGTGAGAGGGATTTCTTGTTATTATAGCTGTTAGAGTTCATTCGTTGTGACGTTCCTGTCTCTTTAACATTGGCGTTCATTTAACAGGTAACCAATCGAGTATATGCGGTGATTGAAATCTAGTTTTCACAGCAAAGAAACTTGCCTATTTCTCGCCATCGTCACCTTATAGACACTGGAAGCATTGTTTTTTCCTTATGTAACGATCTTCCATCTTGTACATGTAGCGTCTGGTCTCAGGTAAGGTTTTTTCACTGGAAACAATTTTAACTGCAGAACACAATGTCGATTGTAATTGTATTGTAAAAACACTTGAATCATGATGTTTTTAAATACTTTGCTAATAGTAAGTAAATTTAATTAGCTTGATTGTACTACAGGTAAAGTACGTGTTTTTTGCTATTCAATTCCACAAGtcgcccaagctcgatataattaatttttgtgtatttacaggagtagaaatataaggatttgtatggggaaaacggtttttcgcaaaatgcaaaaaaatatttaggatTTAAAGTAGAAATAGGTATCTctaagtgccaacgagacagtcaatataatacataatttgcagatttgtatcagagttccaaagtACTCAAcagtagttttaatttttttattcgaaagtactgaaACTCAACTTGTCttgataacaataatacaataatagaaattgcacactttgtatctccaacaacaatgtaaatgtcaacgtgtttagcaataatatggaaagtactgctgtaattttaacaggaatataccaTAATTAAgatgaataaaatcagtgccgtGTAAAAAATTGCCAATGCATTTccagacttttcagtgtgaaacatgtaaTGGGGAATCAAACGCTGTAGCACATGAAACTTTAAATTTGATttacttgtagaatttttattttgcaagatacaggcatgaattataagtcaaattgatcgttgacTGCCAAATTGCGTACtttgcaaacaacatatttcctttgaaaattaaattaaattgttcacaactcaatggttacaaaacgaaaaaacacCTCTAATCGTGAACTGCCggccgaaattgacaacagcggctGATAAGAACATGTACActggtttagttttgagctcgaggtgattggcttatttttgtttattgttACATTACATTACTTTTTTCTCTGGATCACTCCACATTTTTTTTGCCTGTAGCTTGATACTTTTGCACATGGTTCTATAATGCTGCCGTCTTGCGATCCTCGCCTTTTGCTCGGATTGGTCATTGGCAACTAAAAAATAGCTTACCTTGCctcagtcttgtgtttctttgtctctGGTACCATTTCTTGGTTGATTAAGAGCAatttaggtggtttttggttcctcttcttttcccttTATATATTCTTTCCCAAGGTTGGGCACCAAGACGAAGCCACCAAACAGAATCATCGAAGGAAAAGGGCCATAGATTTGCTCCCAAATCTTTGATTGCCTGGAAATTCCACATAGATCACCGCCGACAATACCTTCGCAACCCAATTGTCTTCTTCATTCGAGCCGCTTGCACACTGAGAAGGAATTAAGGGCCGAcaaactctgcaaacatttgcttcgaGAGCCATAGAATTCAGCTTTATTCAAAACCCGCGTTACCCAAACCATTGGAAGATTAAGCCTAAGACTCACGAATGGTCACCATTGTGCCCAATGACCAATCGCGGGTCGCTAAGCATTCTTGACAGTTTGGGTAATGCGGGTGGTAAATAGCGCCAAATTCGATGGCTTTCaaagcaaatgtttgcaggGTTTTGCGGCCCTTAGTTCCTTCTCAGTGTGCAAGCAGCTTCAATGAAGAAGACAAATGGGTAGCAGAGGTATCATCAGTGATCTATGTGGAATTTTGAGGCAATTGAAAACTTAGGAGCAACTTTATGGCCCTTTTCCTTAGATGATTCCGTTCGGCAGCTTCTTCTCGGTGCCTTCTTCTTGGTGCCCAACCTTGGGAAAGAATATGTAtagggaaaagaagaggaaccaaaaaccacctaaatcgctCCTAATTGACCCAGAAATGGTATCagagacaaagaaacacaagactgaggcaaggtaagctatttttattttaagcGTAAAtatgtttgaattttgagaaaaactgtTTTCCccgtacaaatccttataatttctactcttgcataatAAAGTACAGTACAAATacacatatatcgagcttgAGCTACTTGTGTTCAATTCAAATTATCTTTATTTCCCTGTAAACAGTTTGATGGAATAACATCTGATCATCTGAATATATCGAAATATCTGAATATATCTAAATATTTGCAACAGTATTAGACACTAAGGATTTAATGATCATGCAACAAAGCTGCGAAATGATATTTCTCTACTGAGGGATAGATGTTTCTCTGGAATAATCTGCGGAATACAAAAAGGTGTCTTATTTATgaaggcagtgtggccgagtggttagggcgcttgccttgagatccggagatcccgcgttcaagacccgttctgaccactcgttgaacttgatcctggtagtccctggttcaacttcccagctgcacttgtaaaatagccaactggtttgcctccggccagttgggattcttaacagttgttgttctgttctgtcatttcgttgtgtttcattggccctgaaaagcccctatggggagcagtcaattaagtatgtattgtatgtattgtattgtattgtcttTCAGTTCTCACTATTAATAATATTAGGCTTAAATGCTGAGGTAATATTACATCAAATAAAACTATGATCCTTGAAGTTATGGAcgaaattttagcaattgcatagagaagcctgaaaaactcaggacttcaacggggcttgAACCTTGCGATACcagtgcaacgctctaaccaactgagctatgatgtcactgacattgggagctggtcatttgtggattctaattttcctgtgaggaatgaatcaatgaacgaaatgatgttGAGTGTACAGTAGGAGCTAAGAAATTGCatccataactgcaaggatcatagctttacttgatttcatttctgcAGTTCAGTGTAATTATTactttcatatatcattttgttcattgtaaTATTACGTGTAGGTTTTGTTAAAAACCAGATGACTGGATCATGCaattctagagttttgattggctgggtCATCatggtatacatgtatgtaatggAAATTGTATGAACGCAAGTGCAATTCGTGAAATGCACTAGcaagttattttttatttacgtAACAAAATTATTCAGTTGCTGTGTTTCCTTAGCAACTTCCACATTGCACTTGCACCCTATAACCTATTTAATTATGCAgtcatcattgaccaatcagagtatACTGTATACTGTTGAGTATACAGTAAGAGCTATTATACCATGCTCTAAAAATGTCAGTAACTGCACACATTAGTTTTTTTAGTAGGGAAGTTTTATCCAAAATTTGCATTCCACTCATATGGGATGATTATAGCCAAATTGGGGCTACACACCTCATTGGCTATCTATTATCTTGAGCTATTTCTCTACACTTGTATAAATGTCTCTtacacttttttatttaatctttatgaAGTAGTTTCTAACAAGTTAATTTACTggtaaaattattttagaaataataattttgagACTCTGTGTTTAAGATTTTATTATGTTTTTGATCAGTTGGCAACTTTGTTCCTGATTTCTATTTCAGTACATGCGCCCCAAGCttagtgtgagggaaagccaacaaaaatataaggatatataggaatcccgataaaagatcTGAGAAGGTAATTTTCctaaaaaattctcaattaggaagcctaaccttattgccattgtgggtcgcttcctttctatgtgtttttttttccagtttcgaCGTGAATTGAGCCATTAATGCTTTGGTGCgcaataaaagacaatacacacaacttggggcgtaaacgaggggcagggaatgtactggcaaggcacggataatacccaccgccggtatggaccactggatgaggggcctcggcaactagccgagggggtgcctcatgcctgtattgcaaggcgggcatagttgctggcataatgtcctggggccaagttaacccagtccagcagagtaacaatatgccccatccctaacggggcttcagcacagggctgaaggggtgccgtATTGCCCGCCCATATTTTATTAAGGAGAACTATTGAATAGGTTACAGAAGCtcataaggaaaaaataaaataaaatacaagagaACCAGAAAGCAAAACGGGCGGGAGGGAGGGATTAAATTGCTCAacggaaaaaacagaactagTTGAACTGTGGAAATGTCAAACTGAGAAGGCTCGCATGGCGGGATgaatgaaatagccaaataGGGTAGTCACGTGATGGGAAGTGACGCTCTCCTCCCAGGCGctgcc
This window harbors:
- the LOC138001062 gene encoding uncharacterized protein — encoded protein: MSFTEDNLLVANGPITHHGANVTADEELTPTLENMVVLTWLQLIHTALPALVKQRYRTELRSKTLASLKPEISQALDSLLEEIRSTADTKVLRTTASRFRQPPSLPSHKPSPSPWAPTKRPKSCPLCKQAGRNDQHFLSSCSYLPPEDRSYLSRSRLMSPFDDEEPDYVDYAPPLFTAEDEPPLCTSARSVSRRVSTKQSPHFKAFYKHYPIQLTLDTGAETSMIKSSLARSIGAPIMKSSQQALQADGLTPLAVGGETRLILSRADNQLTLDAHVVDDLDVDVLAGTPFLIANDISVRPAKCQVRIQDSEVVHYEHKSDPTTASHAVCPPLKKRPRSQYSRNQLVELQAKFDELEQAKVFRRPEDLGITVEYLNPSFLVKKPSGGHRLVTAFADVARYSKPQPSLMPDVDSILRTIAPWRYMIKTDLTRAFYQILLSKSSLKYCGVATPFRGIRVYTRSAMGMPGSETALEEMMCRVLSDFIEEGFVAKLADDLYCGADTPEGLLHNWQRVLQALDRCNLRLSPTKTVICPKTTSILGWIWSQGSLSANPHRIAALASCPLPSTVKELRSFISAYKVLSRVLPNCSNVIDPLECALTGLQSSDRLMWDENLTSRFKSAQDFLSNHKAIVLPRPTDTLWIVTDRSVTRRGLGATLYVSRVNQLHLAGFFSAKLRKHQVTWLPCEFEALSIAASVKHFSPFIIQSQHPTTALTDSKPCVQAIDKLCRGEFSASPCVTLFLTTVSRYQVHLQHLAGRANLPSDFTCRNAPDCSEPNCQICNFVHEMEDSVVRNVSIHDILNNKSNLPITTRSAWGQIQNDCPDLRRVHAHLKQGTRPSKKLTNILDVKRYLNSVSIASDGLLVVKRTLPLAPVAEAIVVPRSVLDGLLTALHIKLNHPSRHQFQMVVQRQFFALDMNDAISRVTSACHTCASQRSFPSSLVHQSSEDPPEIVGISFAADVIKRHRQLILVLRECATSFTASCLVPDEKHDTLRDALTQLIVGVHPLDGPRAVIRVDPSPGSQSMANNDSLNHLNVTIEVGRVKNKNKNPVAEKAVRELEDELIKQEPGGRPVSAVGLALATARLNSRLRLPGLSSRELWTQRNQFTHEQLPLSDYNFILVSDHSGPQASQDRDDEPSPVTPALPAASVPPESPAPAPPELTSVPSDEVQFPSSACGDTTLDAPIGVPPLLALQEEPRTIATAPDQALSSCPSSSPESPSPRPQRQRKPPSYLNDYVRF